One window of the Cydia fagiglandana chromosome 22, ilCydFagi1.1, whole genome shotgun sequence genome contains the following:
- the LOC134675433 gene encoding uncharacterized protein LOC134675433, whose protein sequence is MAPIRVSPTAVIMVRSGNGSYVKARALLDSGAGCSVVKKSFVERFKVHQQFTGNNIFGVGDIKVNVPGTIAKLVFKPRGKTVPIISVVATVMYRVTGNIPYYDTEIRTHLDSSKLELADPALDKSQDVDIILGTDVLNYIYTGSKILTNIPGVEAYGTCFGHVLMGATWNYPSSLTTPTAGTSVEDYGIHATRLEDVLERFWRVEQPPEERPQHPEHLECERLYTSTTQRLDNGQFMVRLPLRADRPKLGESRALAMRRLISLEARLAKNPVFAEKYKEFMRDYEALGHMSKSDFNFESEHYVIPHHGIFKKGSEKIRVVYNAAANSSTGVSLNQCLHSGKPLQNDITQILLNFRRHQVVFTTDIRMMFRQTWIHPSDRRYQLILWREDPSQDVQMDYSGMSHCPILKTFNGMNSFKIYIT, encoded by the exons ATGGCGCCAATTCGTGTCTCTCCTACAGCTGTGATCATGGTCAGATCAGGCAATGGGTCTTATGTTAAAGCTAGGGCTTTGCTTGACTCGGGAGCGGGGTGCTCCGTAGTGAAGAAATCATTTGTAGAAAGATTCAAAGTACACCAACAGTTTACTgggaataatatttttggagTAGGTGACATAAAGGTAAATGTGCCAGGCACGATTGCTAAGCTTGTATTCAAACCACGCGGGAAAACAGTGCCTATCATCAGTGTAGTAGCTACAGTCATGTACAGGGTTACGGGAAACATACCTTATTATGATACTGAGATCAGGACTCATTTGGATTCATCAAAACTTGAATTAGCTGACCCTGCCTTGGATAAATCGCAGGATGTGGACATCATTCTAGGAACGGATGTGCTCAATTATATATACACTGGTTCAAAGATACTCACTAACATTCCAGGTGTTGAGGCGTACGGCACCTGCTTCGGTCACGTGCTGATGGGGGCAACTTGGAATTACCCATCATCATTAACAACACCGACCGCCGGGACATCAGTAGAGGACTACGGCATCCATGCTACTCGGCTCGAGGACGTCCTAGAAAGGTTTTGGAGAGTGGAGCAGCCCCCCGAGGAGCGGCCGCAACACCCAGAACACCTCGAATGTGAAAGGTTGTATACCTCCACTACTCAACGTTTAGATAATGGCCAATTCATGGTGCGGTTGCCGCTGCGGGCAGACCGACCCAAGCTGGGCGAGTCTAGGGCTCTAGCCATGCGTAGACTGATTTCGTTGGAGGCCAGGCTGGCCAAAAATCCAGTATTTGCTGAAAAATATAAGGAATTCATGAGGGACTATGAGGCACTTGGTCATATGTCCAAATCAGACTTTAATTTCGAGAGCGAACACTATGTAATACCCCACCACGGAATTTTCAAAAAGGGATCCGAAAAGATCCGCGTCGTATATAACGCTGCAGCTAACTCAAGCACCGGAGTATCGCTCAATCAATGCCTTCACTCAGGCAAACCGCTTCAAAatgatatcactcaaatattgttaaatttcaGACGTCATCAAGTTGTCTTCACGACCGACATCAGAATGATGTTCCGGCAAACGTGGATACACCCCAGCGATAGGCGCTATCAGCTGATTCTGTGGCGCGAGGATCCGTCGCAGGATGTACAG ATGGATTACAGTGGGATGAGCCACTGTCCCATACTCAAGACCTTCAATGGAATGAACTCATTCAAGATCTACATCACTTGA